A single window of Rana temporaria chromosome 1, aRanTem1.1, whole genome shotgun sequence DNA harbors:
- the LOC120921409 gene encoding interferon regulatory factor 2-like isoform X2, translating into MPVERMRMRPWLEEQINADRIPGLKWLNKEMKIFQIPWMHAARHGWDVDKDAPLFRNWAIHTGKYQPGIDKPDPKTWKANFRCAMNSLPDIEEVKDKSMKKGNNAFRVYRMIPIAERPSKRGKRAKEEKIKQEKEDIGQRALPLMNGAYTFHPQYALICSTLRPEVDSTVNIVDGTAYSNSMVEEMIVTNPPDVCQVVEVMTESDEQPPYPSQHYPLQISPVSSYEESETDSVPSDDENVSRLQNQRNSENRECVRTTSPRALYNLPGMQTFVTSNKPDLQVTIKEEKFPMPYNSNWPIFPEPNPILQTASSSTLITRKDHETRATVIKKTSDITQSSLKTF; encoded by the exons GAAATGAAAATATTCCAGATTCCATGGATGCATGCAGCACGTCATGGGTGGGATGTGGACAAAGATGCTCCTCTGTTCAGAAACTGGGCAATTCATACAG GGAAGTATCAGCCTGGTATAGATAAACCAGATCCAAAAACATGGAAGGCAAATTTTAGGTGTGCAATGAACTCATTACCGGATATAGAAGAAGTAAAAGACAAAAGTATGAAGAAAGGCAATAATGCCTTCAGGGTATACAGGATGATACCAATAGCAGAAAGACCTTCAAAGAGAG GAAAAAgagcaaaagaagaaaaaataaaacaagagaaG GAGGATATTGGCCAGAGAGCGTTGCCTTTGATGAATGGAGCATATACTTTTCATCCACAATATGCATTGATATGTTCGACATTAAGACCAGAAGTTGATAGCACTGTAAATATTGTAG ATGGAACGGCATATAGCAACAGCATGGTGGAAGAAATGATTGTCACCAACCCTCCTGATGTTTGTCAAGTTGTTGAAGTAATGACAGAAAGTGATGAGCAGCCACCATATCCCTCTCAGCATTATCCACTGCAGATCTCCCCAGTCTCTTCATACGAAG AGAGTGAAACCGATAGCGTGCCCAGCGATGATGAAAATGTG AGCCGATTGCAAAATCAAAGGAACAGTGAAAACAGAGAGTGTGTACGGACTACCAGCCCAAGAGCACTCTATAACCTCCCGGGCATGCAGACCTTTGTAACGTCTAACAAGCCGGATCTCCAAGTTACAATAAAGGAGGAGAAGTTCCCCATGCCCTATAATAGCAACTGGCCCATATTTCCAGAACCAAACCCCATTTTACAGACAGCCAGTTCTTCAACACTTATCACCCGGAAAGACCATGAAACCAGAGCCACAGTTATTAAGAAAACATCAGATATCACTCAGTCGAGCCTTAAGACTTTTTAG
- the LOC120921409 gene encoding interferon regulatory factor 2-like isoform X3: MKIFQIPWMHAARHGWDVDKDAPLFRNWAIHTGKYQPGIDKPDPKTWKANFRCAMNSLPDIEEVKDKSMKKGNNAFRVYRMIPIAERPSKRGKRAKEEKIKQEKEDIGQRALPLMNGAYTFHPQYALICSTLRPEVDSTVNIVDGTAYSNSMVEEMIVTNPPDVCQVVEVMTESDEQPPYPSQHYPLQISPVSSYEESETDSVPSDDENVSRLQNQRNSENRECVRTTSPRALYNLPGMQTFVTSNKPDLQVTIKEEKFPMPYNSNWPIFPEPNPILQTASSSTLITRKDHETRATVIKKTSDITQSSLKTF; this comes from the exons ATGAAAATATTCCAGATTCCATGGATGCATGCAGCACGTCATGGGTGGGATGTGGACAAAGATGCTCCTCTGTTCAGAAACTGGGCAATTCATACAG GGAAGTATCAGCCTGGTATAGATAAACCAGATCCAAAAACATGGAAGGCAAATTTTAGGTGTGCAATGAACTCATTACCGGATATAGAAGAAGTAAAAGACAAAAGTATGAAGAAAGGCAATAATGCCTTCAGGGTATACAGGATGATACCAATAGCAGAAAGACCTTCAAAGAGAG GAAAAAgagcaaaagaagaaaaaataaaacaagagaaG GAGGATATTGGCCAGAGAGCGTTGCCTTTGATGAATGGAGCATATACTTTTCATCCACAATATGCATTGATATGTTCGACATTAAGACCAGAAGTTGATAGCACTGTAAATATTGTAG ATGGAACGGCATATAGCAACAGCATGGTGGAAGAAATGATTGTCACCAACCCTCCTGATGTTTGTCAAGTTGTTGAAGTAATGACAGAAAGTGATGAGCAGCCACCATATCCCTCTCAGCATTATCCACTGCAGATCTCCCCAGTCTCTTCATACGAAG AGAGTGAAACCGATAGCGTGCCCAGCGATGATGAAAATGTG AGCCGATTGCAAAATCAAAGGAACAGTGAAAACAGAGAGTGTGTACGGACTACCAGCCCAAGAGCACTCTATAACCTCCCGGGCATGCAGACCTTTGTAACGTCTAACAAGCCGGATCTCCAAGTTACAATAAAGGAGGAGAAGTTCCCCATGCCCTATAATAGCAACTGGCCCATATTTCCAGAACCAAACCCCATTTTACAGACAGCCAGTTCTTCAACACTTATCACCCGGAAAGACCATGAAACCAGAGCCACAGTTATTAAGAAAACATCAGATATCACTCAGTCGAGCCTTAAGACTTTTTAG